From a region of the Streptomyces tirandamycinicus genome:
- a CDS encoding P-II family nitrogen regulator: MKLITAVVKPHRLDEIKEALQAFGVQGLTVTEASGYGRQRGHTEVYRGAEYTVDLVPKIRIEVLAEDDDADQLIEVVVKAARTGKIGDGKVWSVPVDTAVRVRTGERGPDAL; this comes from the coding sequence ATGAAGCTCATCACCGCAGTCGTCAAGCCGCACCGGCTGGACGAGATCAAGGAGGCCCTGCAGGCCTTCGGGGTCCAGGGGCTCACGGTCACCGAGGCCAGCGGCTACGGGCGGCAGCGCGGCCACACCGAGGTCTACCGCGGCGCCGAGTACACCGTCGACCTCGTCCCCAAGATCCGGATCGAGGTCCTGGCCGAGGACGACGACGCCGACCAGCTCATCGAGGTGGTGGTGAAGGCCGCCCGCACCGGCAAGATCGGTGACGGAAAGGTGTGGAGCGTGCCGGTCGACACCGCGGTCCGCGTCCGGACCGGCGAACGCGGCCCGGACGCGCTGTAG
- a CDS encoding [protein-PII] uridylyltransferase, which produces MTSVDLTTETEGSGPSGYAAARLRLLQEETRSGPSRRAALARLTDDWLAALFAAAKEDTGVRGAALVAVGGYGRGELSPRSDLDLLLLHDGDADPGALASLADRIWYPVWDLGLALDHSVRTPAEARRTAGEDIKVQLGLLDARAVAGDLGMAAGLRTAVLADWRNQAPGRLPELGELCRERAERQGELQFLLEPDLKESRGGLRDATALRAVAASWLADAPREGLAEARRALLDTRDALHLTTGRATDRLALQEQDQVARALGLLDADALLRQVYEAARTVSYAADVTWREVNRVLKARSARPRLRGIWGGRRPEPERTPLAEGVVEMDGEAVLARSARPERDPVLPLRAAAAAAQSGVPLSLHAVRHLAAATKPLPVPWPAEAREELVTLLGAGEPTVAVWEALEAEGLITRLLPDWERVRCRPQRNPVHTWTVDRHLVEAAVRAAALTRRVGRPDLLLVAALLHDIGKGWPGDHSVAGETIARDVAARIGFDRQDTGVIATLVRHHLLLVETATRRDLEDPATVRAVADAVGTPGTLELLHALTEADALATGPAAWSAWRGSLVADLVKRVAGLLTGQGTDEPEPAVTSAEQERLAVEALRTRGPVLALHAAQAETPQPDGEPEPVGVELLIAVPDQPSVLPAVAGVLALHRLTVRAADLRAVELPREVGPGTVLVLNWRVAAAYGSLPQAARLRSDLVRALDGSLDVAARLAERDAAYPRRRGVKAPPPRVTVAPAASRLATVIEVRAQDAPGLLHRIGHALESAAVSVRSARVSTLGANAVDAFYVTGPQGAPLPPEEAVDVARAVEAALRTG; this is translated from the coding sequence GTGACGAGCGTCGATCTGACCACGGAAACCGAGGGCTCGGGACCCAGCGGCTACGCGGCGGCCCGGCTGCGTCTCCTCCAGGAGGAGACGCGGTCCGGGCCGTCGCGCCGTGCCGCGCTGGCCCGGCTCACCGACGACTGGCTCGCGGCGCTCTTCGCCGCGGCCAAAGAGGACACCGGGGTGCGCGGCGCCGCGCTCGTCGCCGTCGGCGGCTACGGGCGCGGCGAGCTCTCGCCCCGCAGCGACCTCGACCTCCTCCTGCTGCACGATGGCGACGCCGACCCGGGCGCGCTCGCCTCGCTGGCCGACCGGATCTGGTACCCGGTGTGGGATCTCGGGCTCGCGCTCGACCACTCGGTCCGGACCCCGGCCGAGGCCCGGCGGACGGCCGGCGAGGACATCAAGGTGCAGCTGGGGCTGCTCGACGCCCGCGCCGTCGCCGGAGACCTCGGCATGGCCGCCGGACTGCGCACGGCCGTCCTCGCCGACTGGCGCAACCAGGCGCCCGGCCGGCTCCCCGAACTCGGCGAGCTCTGCCGCGAACGCGCCGAGCGCCAGGGCGAGCTGCAGTTCCTGCTGGAACCCGACCTCAAGGAGTCCCGAGGCGGCCTGCGCGACGCCACGGCCCTGCGCGCGGTCGCCGCGTCATGGCTCGCCGACGCCCCCCGCGAGGGCCTGGCCGAGGCCCGCCGCGCCCTCCTCGACACCCGCGACGCCCTCCACCTCACCACCGGACGGGCCACCGACCGGCTCGCCCTCCAGGAGCAGGACCAGGTGGCCCGGGCCCTCGGCCTGCTGGACGCCGACGCGCTGCTGCGCCAGGTGTACGAGGCCGCGCGGACCGTCTCGTACGCCGCCGACGTCACCTGGCGAGAGGTGAACCGGGTGCTCAAGGCCCGGTCCGCGCGGCCCCGGCTGCGCGGCATCTGGGGCGGGCGCCGCCCGGAACCCGAGCGCACCCCCCTCGCCGAGGGCGTCGTCGAGATGGACGGCGAGGCCGTCCTCGCCCGCTCGGCCAGACCGGAGCGCGACCCGGTGCTGCCGCTGCGCGCGGCCGCCGCGGCGGCCCAGTCCGGCGTGCCGCTCTCCCTGCACGCCGTACGCCATCTGGCCGCCGCGACCAAGCCGCTTCCCGTGCCCTGGCCCGCCGAGGCGCGGGAGGAGCTCGTCACCCTGCTCGGAGCGGGCGAACCGACCGTCGCGGTGTGGGAGGCGCTGGAGGCCGAGGGGCTGATCACCCGGCTGCTGCCCGACTGGGAGCGGGTCCGCTGCCGGCCCCAGCGCAATCCCGTGCACACCTGGACGGTCGACCGCCACCTCGTCGAGGCCGCCGTCCGCGCCGCCGCGCTGACCCGCCGCGTCGGCCGCCCCGACCTGCTCCTCGTCGCGGCCCTGCTCCACGACATCGGCAAGGGCTGGCCGGGCGACCACTCCGTGGCCGGCGAGACCATCGCGCGCGACGTCGCCGCCCGCATCGGCTTCGACCGGCAGGACACGGGCGTGATCGCCACCCTGGTGCGCCACCACCTGCTGCTCGTCGAGACCGCCACCCGGCGCGATCTGGAGGACCCCGCGACCGTGCGGGCGGTCGCGGACGCCGTCGGCACGCCCGGCACGCTGGAACTGCTGCACGCCCTGACCGAGGCCGACGCCCTGGCGACCGGGCCGGCGGCGTGGTCCGCCTGGCGGGGATCGCTCGTCGCCGACCTGGTCAAACGGGTCGCGGGCCTCCTCACCGGGCAGGGCACGGACGAACCGGAGCCCGCCGTGACCAGCGCCGAGCAGGAGCGCCTGGCCGTCGAGGCACTGCGCACCCGCGGACCGGTCCTCGCCCTGCACGCGGCCCAGGCCGAGACCCCGCAGCCGGACGGCGAACCCGAGCCCGTCGGCGTCGAACTCCTCATCGCCGTACCCGACCAGCCGTCGGTGCTGCCGGCCGTCGCCGGCGTGCTCGCGCTGCACCGGCTCACCGTCCGCGCCGCCGACCTGCGCGCGGTGGAACTCCCCCGGGAGGTGGGGCCGGGGACCGTCCTCGTCCTGAACTGGCGGGTCGCCGCCGCCTACGGCTCGCTCCCGCAGGCCGCCCGGCTGCGCTCCGACCTCGTGCGGGCCCTCGACGGCTCCCTGGACGTGGCCGCCCGGCTCGCCGAGCGGGACGCCGCGTACCCGCGCCGGCGGGGGGTGAAGGCGCCTCCGCCGAGGGTCACCGTCGCCCCGGCGGCGTCCCGGCTGGCCACGGTCATCGAGGTCCGCGCCCAGGACGCTCCCGGGCTGCTGCACCGGATCGGCCACGCCCTGGAGTCCGCGGCGGTCAGCGTGCGCAGCGCGCGGGTGTCGACGCTCGGAGCGAACGCGGTGGACGCGTTCTACGTCACAGGCCCCCAGGGCGCCCCGCTGCCGCCCGAGGAGGCGGTGGACGTGGCACGGGCCGTGGAGGCCGCGCTGCGGACCGGGTGA